The genome window CGCGCATCGGCGCGGCATAGGTTAGTCCGCGCTGGCGGCACTCGTCGACGTCAAACTTGGGCTCCTCGAGCTCGTAATGGTCGAAGTCGAGGTGCGCGGTGCCGGCGAAATCCTGGATCGGGAACACCGAGCGAAGGGTCTTCTCGAGGCCCGAGACATAGCCGGTGGCCGGGTTGGAGCGAAGGAATTGCTCGTAGCTCTCGCGCTGAACCTCGATCAGGTTCGGCATCTCGCTGATCTCGTGGATGTTGCCGAAAATGCGGCGGATCCGACGCTGCTTGATGTTGCGGGCCTGGCTCGGCACGTCTTTCGCTTTGGTGGCCATGAAATTCCCTGCGCTCCGGGCGCACGAGCGTGCGCCCCTGGATTATGGTGCGGCGCGGCTCCCGTGAGTTCTCCGCCATACGTGCAGGCCGTTGCGCGGGTCGGCCCGTGTCCCGGCGGGGACAGGAAAAAGCCCCGGACGCACGAAGCCGTGCGGCGGAGCCGTTATGTCTGGATAGGATTGGATATAGCGCAAATCCAACAGCGCGCAAGAGGGGGAGGGCGGTCACATCCCTGTGCGGTCTTGGCCCCGCTCGGTCAGCCCCTAGCTAGTGACTCAAGGAGAATGGACATGCCAAGGTCGATCCGCGATTTCCACGTGCACCTCTATTTCGATCCGCCCGAGCTGGAGCGGGCGCGGCTGCTGGCCGGTGAACTCGTGCGCCGCTTCGACCTTCCGGTCGGTCACTTCCACGAGCGCCCGGTTGGCCCCCATCCGCGCGGCAGCGTCCAGCTCACCGTCTCGCCCGGGCGCTTCGGCGACGTCGCGCAGTTCCTCGCAGTGGCTCGGGACGGGCTGACAATCTTCGCCCACGCCTCGACCGGCGACGATCGCGCCGACCACACCGACCATGTCATCTGGTTCGGGCCGTCGGAGCCGCTCGACCTGGCGCCGTTCGACTAGGCAGCGGCCGCGGACGAAAAAGGGCGACCCCTTGCGAGGCCGCCCTTCCCATCCGCCGGCGCTTCAAGACACCGACGAAACTTGTCGAGAAGCTTACTTGAGCTCGACGGTCCCGCCGGCTTCCTCGATCTGCTTCTTGATCTTCTCGGCTTCGTCCTTGTTGACGCCTTCCTTGACGGCCTTGGGAGCCGACTCGACCAGCGCCTTGGCTTCGCCGAGGCCCAGGCCGGTGATGGCGCGGACTTCCTTGATGACGTTGATCTTCTTGCCACCGTCGCCGGTGAGGATCACGTCGAACTCGGTCTGCTCCTCGGCGGCCGGGCCGGCGGCGGCAGCGGCCGGGCCGGCGACGGCGACGGCAGCGGCGGCCGAAACGCCCCACTTCTCTTCGAGCAGCTTGGCCAGCTCGGCGGCTTCGATAAC of Sphingomonas mesophila contains these proteins:
- a CDS encoding DOPA 4,5-dioxygenase family protein gives rise to the protein MPRSIRDFHVHLYFDPPELERARLLAGELVRRFDLPVGHFHERPVGPHPRGSVQLTVSPGRFGDVAQFLAVARDGLTIFAHASTGDDRADHTDHVIWFGPSEPLDLAPFD
- the rplL gene encoding 50S ribosomal protein L7/L12, encoding MADLNKIVEDLSALTVIEAAELAKLLEEKWGVSAAAAVAVAGPAAAAAGPAAEEQTEFDVILTGDGGKKINVIKEVRAITGLGLGEAKALVESAPKAVKEGVNKDEAEKIKKQIEEAGGTVELK